The Saprospiraceae bacterium genome includes a window with the following:
- the truB gene encoding tRNA pseudouridine(55) synthase TruB gives MPFLSNQIITRLHQPPLVDFISGVVMLIDKPKGWTSFDVVNKLRFKLKHGLKVKKIKVGHAGTLDPMATGLLLVCTGKLTKEIDLLQAEIKGYTGTMFLGATTPTYDAESEPDAFFQTDHISINDIEKAVAALTGPLQQIPPVYSAIKIEGKASYELARRGKEVEMKPRPVEIYKFDILNKDRQSMSFYASCSKGTYIRSLVYDFGELLNSGAYLNGLRRVSIGEFSVDDALTVEDASAYIDTVCGVGSEKI, from the coding sequence ATGCCATTTTTAAGTAATCAGATCATCACAAGGTTGCATCAACCGCCTTTAGTGGATTTTATTTCAGGAGTGGTGATGCTGATCGATAAACCCAAAGGATGGACGTCCTTTGACGTAGTCAATAAGCTCAGGTTTAAACTCAAGCATGGACTTAAGGTCAAAAAAATTAAAGTAGGCCATGCAGGCACTCTCGACCCTATGGCTACAGGTCTTTTGCTTGTGTGTACTGGTAAACTGACAAAAGAAATAGACTTGCTTCAGGCTGAAATCAAAGGATATACCGGCACCATGTTTCTTGGAGCCACCACACCCACCTATGATGCTGAAAGTGAGCCCGATGCATTTTTTCAGACTGATCATATTTCAATCAATGATATAGAGAAAGCTGTTGCTGCACTTACAGGTCCTTTACAGCAAATTCCGCCGGTTTACTCAGCCATAAAGATTGAGGGAAAAGCGAGCTACGAACTTGCCAGAAGGGGCAAAGAAGTAGAAATGAAGCCAAGGCCGGTTGAAATTTATAAATTTGATATTCTCAACAAAGATCGGCAATCGATGTCATTTTATGCATCCTGCAGCAAGGGTACATATATCAGATCTTTAGTTTATGATTTTGGGGAATTACTTAATTCCGGGGCTTACCTGAATGGTCTCAGACGTGTCTCCATTGGGGAATTCAGTGTAGATGACGCCCTTACTGTCGAAGATGCTTCTGCCTATATAGATACGGTGTGCGGTGTCGGGAGTGAAAAGATTTAA
- a CDS encoding DUF3098 domain-containing protein, which translates to MAKEKAYTRKVTEENTISTAKTSTSTSSALKADLLFGKNNYKFILIGVGFIFLGMILMTGGHMPSPDVWDESLIYSHRRITLAPILILIGLVINIYAIFVKK; encoded by the coding sequence ATGGCTAAAGAAAAAGCATATACTCGCAAAGTCACGGAAGAAAATACCATTTCCACAGCTAAAACTTCTACAAGCACCAGCTCGGCTTTAAAAGCTGATTTACTTTTTGGAAAAAACAATTATAAATTTATTTTGATTGGGGTTGGTTTTATTTTTCTGGGTATGATACTAATGACCGGCGGGCATATGCCTTCACCAGACGTCTGGGATGAATCTCTGATATATAGTCACAGACGTATCACACTGGCGCCCATACTTATCCTTATTGGATTGGTGATCAATATTTATGCTATATTTGTAAAAAAGTAA
- a CDS encoding HYR domain-containing protein: MSILHKFNEKGITRYLSIWAFVVLTAASAWSQCTSFPAYTSSTATIDLQSWNGRLGLGFTPSSPIVIDSLGAFDSGAPGFAVGTTITVGIVDGVTGLVVAGPLTFTNAAPGTLRGNFRSKILGSPVTLTAGTNYFIVAHGYNSNDQNGNTNGLPTGAAVANTGGGLITFGTNRYDGTLTLGVPGTLDGGPTGRYHSATFSYRAVQPTLTTLINGISITTNNDGNNDLGSFSVCNGTPLPNINVTSFNITGGPLVKVQQEIVFSNTVQSGAWCTAGPSCVATAAAFTGVTNTFSLINSALPGSVILRFRSFVDADGDSTFDDGECPGDWAVYTVNINHPTASITPDPAEACILTNLQLNGNPAGGSGIYSTHLWTRVGVGSTFLNNNNIVNPIFNHNTIGMYTLRYTVTDNIGCTGTDEIIINLRDVGLPDITCPTSPVTMTADTDRCTAVVCFPVSAMDLCPVNLPNTLAGHTFIGTFNGHTYFRSNSTFSWETANQNAVNAGGHLVSVNSLAEKNWLLANTPNNWYWIGLRYSPSLEQFKWTSGEPLSYTNWGLGQPGVLNGDYVYSWEIAALDLGWFDGPGLINRRYIVEFEGFPVTLVSGLPSGSNFPVGTTPVRYRATDSGGNSDECTFDVVVTDDEDPVIVCPTDIIINLDPTECGRVVNFTPTITDNCPGVTLSYLTPLQSGDIFPIGTHIVTLLATDNATNTDTCSFRITINEFINNSLACQPIQSSLGGDCRDTLTVRDVLVGWDQPGALPDLLGCDTLYKINVKTSNGQNLGPVVSSNELDKTLTYTITHPSGFSCSSTVKVEDKIKPRVICRTDSIKVSCLAKIDTIQKPQVWDNCPGARVELVDLRHTTFSCDPNYIGRVLRTWRAVDSRGLVGDTLCTDSIYLRRSTFVGITPAPNATLRCNDTYQDDGRGKGYPHPNVTGVPKLGTIPIWPTSQLNMLYCSAIIDYEDQEALWTDCKKRILRVWTITEWWCNTSVKIPVGMQIIDIIDDIKPSIPQLSDMTISTESKSCKGRLVLDALNITDNCNPSQNVIINAVREGSLLPTGVINGNGGTMLLDTGWHIVTYKALDKCGNDSTMRFRVLVEDKTDPVALCDELATISLKANGYTEITAAAVNDGSYDECGPVTVQIRRMDNLCGLGQNVSWFDKVGFCCLDGDQTRMVELRVRDLKGNENFCMVSVRIQNKVTPTITCPAPQTKACDFTFDPANLKDYFGPAIITGSSCVEPSALIDVVETPGRNQCGIGHIIRRISLPNAGGTCTQRIDFTNSAPDFDPIISWPRDTILSGQCSFLGLDTTRTKAPRLRDGLCSMIGVNYKDAVFPFTTNGACYKIIRTWKVIDWCQRVTSPVAGPKTWEYEQEIKVMDTDAPELDLPAALAYTTSNCDSSLVEIIANADDCTPQDELKWNYAVRRGSVVVRTGSTNVLSAKFAIGDYKLIWRVEDRCGNLSVDSTEFSIKTIKAASVVCKNGLASRVTLMDTDGNGSGDTYMTRISAKFFDNKSVHPCDSTMILKYSFSPSVNDTIRTYNRDSIGTRRVTMYVTDRYNNQAYCSTFIDIQDTLRTSTITATVSGRAVKEDNETIEGVVVSLNGSELPPISTDKSGVFKFGSMPGGGKYQVVLGKDGDDINGVSTLDAVMIQRHILGIETLKTPYQMIAADANGSGSVSAADITELRKLLLGVNASFQNNTSWRFVDAAYKFPVPSNPWHSVIAERYNIDNLDRDMNINFVGIKIGDVNGNAKGSNFSDEIESRSSYAVVIDDIAVKKGDKLNIPVKINDAGLLHGTQTKFVATGLKITQIADGGHKWNYTDAIGSDIRFNSVSADGLRVQSGETLLVLRGEATQDGLLSTMLALDPNMKSEMYTEGLENKKLTLQWRDKGNQEFVLSGMVPNPWNTQAVLSFQLPAAGQVKMRIMDYTGRVILSSSNDYQAGSNTITINRSDLGNTGVYLYELRHNDKVLSGKMIVID, translated from the coding sequence ATGTCGATTTTACACAAGTTTAATGAAAAAGGTATCACCAGATATCTTTCTATTTGGGCCTTTGTTGTTCTAACTGCAGCATCAGCTTGGTCTCAATGTACAAGTTTTCCCGCTTATACATCAAGTACAGCTACCATCGACCTTCAGTCATGGAATGGAAGGTTGGGTTTGGGTTTTACTCCTTCATCACCCATAGTTATTGATAGCTTAGGTGCTTTTGATTCCGGAGCTCCTGGTTTTGCTGTTGGCACCACGATTACTGTGGGTATTGTAGATGGCGTGACTGGACTTGTAGTAGCTGGGCCACTGACTTTCACAAATGCAGCACCGGGTACACTTCGTGGCAATTTCAGATCAAAGATACTTGGTTCTCCGGTAACACTTACCGCAGGAACCAATTACTTTATTGTTGCACACGGATATAATAGCAATGACCAAAATGGAAATACCAATGGTTTACCTACCGGGGCAGCTGTTGCCAATACAGGAGGTGGCTTGATAACATTCGGAACAAATAGATATGATGGTACCTTAACCTTGGGAGTTCCTGGTACACTTGATGGTGGTCCAACAGGCAGATATCATTCGGCCACATTTAGCTATCGGGCTGTTCAACCCACGCTTACTACATTAATCAATGGTATTTCTATTACAACAAATAATGATGGTAATAATGATTTAGGGTCATTTTCAGTTTGCAACGGTACACCTCTTCCAAACATCAATGTAACTTCTTTCAATATCACTGGTGGACCATTAGTAAAGGTGCAACAGGAAATAGTATTTTCCAATACCGTGCAATCAGGAGCTTGGTGTACTGCCGGACCATCTTGTGTTGCAACAGCAGCAGCATTTACTGGAGTTACAAACACATTCAGTTTAATAAATTCTGCTTTACCTGGATCAGTAATACTTCGATTCCGCTCATTTGTAGATGCGGATGGTGATAGCACTTTTGATGATGGTGAATGTCCAGGGGACTGGGCTGTATACACTGTAAACATTAATCATCCCACAGCATCGATCACACCTGACCCTGCGGAAGCTTGTATTCTTACAAATTTACAGTTGAATGGTAATCCAGCAGGAGGATCTGGTATTTATTCCACCCACTTATGGACCAGAGTTGGCGTCGGTTCGACTTTTTTAAATAATAATAATATTGTCAATCCTATTTTTAACCATAATACGATTGGCATGTACACCTTAAGGTATACAGTTACAGACAACATTGGATGTACAGGTACGGACGAGATCATCATCAATTTGCGTGATGTTGGATTACCAGATATTACCTGTCCGACATCTCCTGTAACTATGACTGCAGACACTGACAGATGCACAGCTGTAGTTTGTTTTCCTGTATCAGCTATGGATTTATGTCCTGTAAATTTACCAAATACTTTAGCAGGTCATACATTTATAGGTACCTTTAATGGACACACATATTTTAGATCTAATAGTACTTTTTCTTGGGAAACAGCCAATCAAAATGCCGTCAATGCAGGTGGACATTTGGTAAGTGTCAATAGTTTAGCTGAAAAGAATTGGCTTCTTGCAAACACACCTAACAATTGGTATTGGATAGGATTGAGATATTCGCCTTCACTGGAGCAATTTAAATGGACATCAGGTGAACCATTATCATATACTAATTGGGGATTAGGTCAACCAGGTGTTTTAAATGGTGACTACGTATATTCCTGGGAAATTGCCGCTTTGGATTTGGGATGGTTTGATGGCCCGGGACTTATAAATAGAAGATATATAGTCGAATTTGAAGGTTTTCCTGTCACTTTGGTCTCCGGTCTTCCGAGTGGATCCAATTTTCCAGTTGGCACAACACCCGTTAGGTATAGGGCCACAGACTCAGGAGGAAATTCGGATGAGTGTACCTTTGATGTAGTAGTAACAGATGATGAGGATCCTGTGATCGTCTGCCCGACTGATATCATCATTAATCTCGATCCTACTGAGTGTGGGAGGGTTGTAAATTTTACTCCAACAATTACTGATAATTGCCCGGGAGTGACATTGAGCTATTTAACTCCATTACAATCAGGAGACATTTTCCCCATTGGCACCCACATAGTAACTTTATTGGCTACTGATAATGCCACAAATACAGATACATGCTCATTTAGAATTACGATTAATGAATTCATTAACAATTCCCTCGCCTGCCAACCTATCCAGTCCTCTTTAGGAGGAGACTGCCGTGATACACTTACTGTACGGGATGTGCTGGTAGGATGGGATCAGCCTGGCGCATTGCCGGATTTATTGGGATGCGATACATTGTATAAAATCAATGTGAAAACCAGCAATGGTCAGAACTTGGGACCTGTAGTATCCAGTAATGAATTAGACAAAACATTAACATATACCATCACGCACCCTAGTGGATTTTCATGTTCTTCGACTGTTAAAGTAGAAGACAAAATCAAGCCAAGGGTGATTTGTCGCACTGACTCCATCAAGGTGAGTTGCCTCGCCAAAATAGATACGATACAGAAACCTCAGGTTTGGGATAATTGCCCGGGTGCAAGAGTGGAATTGGTAGATTTGAGACACACAACATTTTCATGTGATCCAAATTACATCGGTAGAGTATTGCGTACCTGGAGAGCTGTTGACTCCAGAGGCCTGGTAGGAGATACATTGTGTACAGATAGCATTTATTTAAGAAGATCAACGTTTGTGGGCATCACTCCTGCACCAAATGCTACATTGAGATGTAATGACACATATCAGGATGATGGTCGTGGCAAGGGCTACCCACACCCAAATGTGACAGGTGTACCTAAGTTAGGTACAATACCTATATGGCCTACGTCACAATTGAATATGCTTTATTGCAGTGCTATCATTGATTATGAAGACCAGGAGGCTCTTTGGACAGATTGTAAAAAGAGAATACTCAGGGTTTGGACCATCACAGAGTGGTGGTGCAATACTTCTGTCAAAATTCCTGTAGGTATGCAGATCATCGATATCATCGACGATATCAAACCATCTATACCACAACTTTCTGATATGACTATTTCTACTGAAAGTAAGAGTTGCAAGGGAAGGTTGGTACTCGATGCGCTAAATATTACTGACAATTGCAATCCATCACAAAATGTAATCATCAATGCCGTCAGAGAAGGAAGTCTATTACCTACCGGAGTGATCAATGGCAATGGAGGTACTATGTTACTTGATACTGGTTGGCATATAGTGACTTACAAAGCGCTTGACAAATGTGGCAATGATTCTACTATGCGATTCAGAGTATTGGTAGAAGATAAGACGGACCCTGTAGCACTATGTGATGAGCTTGCTACTATTAGCCTTAAAGCCAATGGTTATACTGAAATCACAGCTGCAGCAGTCAATGATGGAAGTTACGATGAGTGTGGTCCTGTCACTGTTCAGATCAGACGGATGGATAATCTTTGCGGACTTGGTCAGAATGTTTCATGGTTTGACAAAGTAGGATTCTGCTGCCTTGATGGTGATCAGACACGCATGGTTGAGTTGAGAGTCAGAGACCTAAAAGGCAATGAAAATTTCTGTATGGTCAGTGTTAGGATACAAAATAAAGTGACACCTACCATAACTTGTCCAGCCCCTCAGACAAAAGCATGTGACTTTACGTTTGATCCAGCCAATTTGAAGGATTATTTTGGGCCTGCTATTATTACAGGAAGTTCATGTGTTGAGCCTTCAGCTCTGATCGATGTTGTGGAGACACCTGGTAGGAATCAATGCGGAATCGGGCACATCATAAGAAGGATTTCATTGCCAAATGCAGGAGGTACTTGTACTCAAAGAATAGATTTTACAAATTCCGCTCCGGATTTTGATCCCATCATTTCCTGGCCAAGAGACACAATCCTTAGTGGTCAATGTTCATTTCTGGGTTTGGACACCACCAGAACCAAAGCACCAAGATTGAGAGATGGATTATGCTCTATGATAGGTGTTAATTATAAAGATGCAGTGTTTCCATTTACAACCAATGGAGCGTGTTACAAAATCATCAGGACTTGGAAAGTGATTGACTGGTGTCAAAGAGTTACTTCTCCGGTAGCAGGTCCCAAAACCTGGGAATATGAACAAGAGATAAAAGTGATGGATACCGACGCACCTGAATTGGATTTACCGGCAGCTCTTGCTTATACAACTTCTAATTGTGACAGTAGCCTTGTAGAAATCATTGCGAATGCTGACGATTGTACTCCGCAGGACGAGTTAAAGTGGAATTATGCAGTTAGAAGGGGCTCAGTAGTAGTTAGAACTGGTAGTACCAATGTGTTAAGTGCTAAGTTTGCTATAGGCGATTACAAATTGATTTGGCGTGTTGAAGACAGATGCGGTAATTTATCTGTTGATTCAACGGAGTTTAGTATTAAGACCATCAAAGCAGCATCAGTGGTTTGCAAAAATGGTCTTGCATCGCGAGTGACCTTGATGGATACAGATGGTAACGGTTCAGGAGACACATATATGACAAGAATTTCAGCCAAATTTTTTGATAATAAGAGTGTTCATCCATGTGACAGTACTATGATATTGAAATATAGTTTTTCACCGAGTGTAAATGATACTATCAGAACTTACAACCGCGATAGTATTGGCACACGAAGAGTTACAATGTATGTAACAGATAGATACAACAATCAAGCATACTGTTCAACCTTTATTGATATACAGGATACATTAAGAACCAGCACAATTACGGCTACAGTGAGTGGAAGAGCTGTAAAAGAAGACAATGAAACTATAGAAGGTGTAGTTGTTTCACTTAATGGATCTGAGTTGCCTCCGATCAGTACAGATAAGAGTGGAGTGTTCAAGTTTGGTTCTATGCCTGGTGGTGGGAAATATCAGGTAGTTCTAGGCAAAGATGGTGATGATATCAATGGTGTGAGTACTTTGGATGCAGTAATGATTCAAAGACATATCTTAGGCATTGAAACACTTAAGACTCCTTACCAAATGATAGCTGCTGATGCCAATGGTAGTGGTTCTGTTTCTGCAGCAGATATTACAGAGTTGAGAAAACTGTTGCTTGGAGTCAATGCATCATTCCAGAATAATACAAGTTGGCGATTCGTTGATGCGGCGTATAAGTTTCCTGTTCCATCAAATCCATGGCATTCTGTAATAGCTGAAAGATACAATATTGATAATTTGGATCGTGATATGAACATAAATTTTGTTGGAATCAAAATCGGAGACGTCAATGGCAATGCAAAAGGATCCAACTTCTCTGACGAAATTGAGTCCAGATCTTCATATGCTGTCGTGATAGATGATATAGCTGTCAAAAAAGGTGATAAACTGAATATTCCTGTTAAGATCAATGATGCAGGATTACTGCATGGTACACAAACAAAATTCGTAGCTACGGGTCTTAAAATAACGCAGATTGCTGATGGTGGGCACAAGTGGAACTATACAGATGCAATAGGTTCTGACATCAGATTCAATAGTGTGTCGGCAGACGGGCTTCGTGTGCAATCAGGCGAAACGTTACTTGTACTTCGTGGTGAAGCAACGCAAGATGGCCTATTAAGTACAATGTTGGCCCTGGATCCTAATATGAAATCTGAAATGTATACTGAAGGACTTGAGAATAAGAAATTGACCCTTCAGTGGAGAGACAAAGGTAATCAGGAATTTGTTTTGTCTGGTATGGTTCCTAATCCATGGAATACTCAGGCAGTTCTTTCATTCCAACTCCCTGCAGCTGGTCAGGTTAAAATGAGAATTATGGATTATACAGGTCGTGTCATCCTATCTTCTTCAAACGATTATCAGGCTGGCAGCAATACAATCACCATCAACCGATCAGACTTAGGCAATACTGGAGTATATCTCTATGAATTGCGTCACAATGATAAAGTCCTAAGTGGTAAGATGATAGTAATAGATTAA
- a CDS encoding purine-nucleoside phosphorylase produces MENLYDRVAESIEYIRSLVKTGADHAIVLGTGLGDYADSLTDQVEIPYKDIPNFPVSTVQSHTGKLIFGYKSGIPLVIMSGRFHYYEGYSAKELTFPVRVLKALGIKHLIITNAAGGINPHFAEGDIVIINDHINLMPDHPLRGANDDRLGLRFPDMLNAYDAEEIKKFQDIGKKANISIKNGVYLGLQGPSLETPAEYRMAHILGADLVGMSSVPEVIVARHEGMTVTAFSIVSNVCFPSSNISVTTVEDVIAVVNKSAVNLQKIFNKYFEKLLNDRTNHPS; encoded by the coding sequence ATGGAAAATTTGTATGATCGTGTGGCAGAGAGTATAGAGTATATCCGGTCTTTGGTAAAAACAGGAGCTGACCATGCCATTGTCTTAGGTACCGGATTAGGTGACTATGCCGATTCATTGACTGATCAGGTGGAGATACCATATAAGGATATTCCTAATTTTCCTGTGTCTACAGTCCAAAGCCATACAGGAAAATTGATATTTGGGTACAAATCAGGTATACCTTTGGTCATCATGTCCGGCAGATTCCATTATTACGAGGGCTATTCTGCCAAAGAATTGACTTTCCCGGTAAGGGTCTTAAAAGCATTGGGGATAAAGCATCTGATCATTACCAATGCCGCAGGAGGCATCAATCCTCACTTCGCCGAAGGAGATATCGTGATCATCAATGATCATATCAATCTGATGCCTGATCACCCCTTACGTGGTGCCAATGATGACAGATTGGGTTTGCGATTTCCGGATATGCTAAATGCCTATGATGCTGAAGAAATTAAAAAATTTCAGGATATTGGAAAAAAAGCAAACATTAGTATCAAAAATGGGGTTTATCTTGGGCTGCAGGGTCCAAGTTTGGAGACACCCGCAGAGTATAGGATGGCACATATTCTGGGAGCAGACCTGGTAGGTATGTCGTCAGTGCCGGAAGTGATAGTGGCACGGCATGAAGGTATGACTGTAACAGCGTTTTCTATAGTGTCCAATGTGTGTTTTCCGTCATCAAACATCAGTGTGACTACGGTAGAGGACGTCATCGCAGTGGTCAATAAGTCAGCAGTCAACCTCCAGAAAATATTTAATAAATACTTTGAAAAACTTTTGAATGACCGAACAAACCACCCATCCTGA
- the prmA gene encoding 50S ribosomal protein L11 methyltransferase, whose translation MEIYHSITVYSTDEILMALLTRFDLDSIEENDDHFVIYIKSSFLTDDVKSEIEKLIRTYNAKYNIQEIVPQNWNAIWEASFQPVIVGDYCQVRADFHPADPNIKYDLIINPKMAFGTGHHATTYMMIEHMSTIDFTGKKVLDFGCGTGILAILASKSGAAEIDAIDIEHESYLNTMENADINNVDNILSIEGELSAAPSHHYDIVLANINRNILQRYATNICSMMNAGSYLLLSGILEEDAAQIINTFTSENLTPINQSLKDGWVCISFYNALSI comes from the coding sequence ATGGAGATATATCACAGCATCACAGTGTACAGCACTGATGAAATTTTGATGGCATTGCTTACACGATTTGATCTGGATTCAATCGAAGAAAATGATGACCACTTTGTCATATATATAAAGTCGTCCTTTCTGACTGATGATGTCAAATCTGAGATTGAAAAACTGATTAGAACATACAACGCCAAATATAATATTCAGGAGATTGTACCACAAAATTGGAATGCCATCTGGGAAGCTTCTTTTCAGCCCGTGATAGTTGGCGACTACTGTCAGGTCAGAGCGGATTTTCATCCTGCTGATCCCAACATTAAGTATGACCTGATCATCAATCCTAAGATGGCTTTTGGCACGGGTCATCATGCCACTACTTATATGATGATAGAGCATATGTCCACCATAGACTTCACGGGGAAAAAAGTACTTGATTTCGGTTGTGGTACAGGAATCCTCGCGATCCTCGCTTCCAAATCAGGAGCAGCAGAAATTGATGCCATCGATATCGAACATGAATCCTACCTTAATACTATGGAGAATGCCGATATAAATAATGTAGACAATATCTTATCAATAGAAGGAGAATTAAGTGCAGCTCCATCGCACCATTATGACATAGTACTTGCCAACATCAATCGCAATATCCTTCAGAGGTACGCCACAAATATCTGTAGTATGATGAATGCAGGAAGTTACCTTTTGCTTTCCGGTATCCTTGAAGAAGATGCCGCTCAAATTATCAACACCTTCACTTCTGAAAATCTTACCCCAATCAATCAGTCCCTTAAAGATGGTTGGGTGTGTATTTCGTTTTATAACGCACTCAGTATATAG
- a CDS encoding bifunctional 5,10-methylene-tetrahydrofolate dehydrogenase/5,10-methylene-tetrahydrofolate cyclohydrolase, whose product MKLIDGKAVSEEIKNTLKQDVIDYKNRTGRVPHLAAILVGDNPASKAYVSNKVKSCEQVGFNSTLIKLDEDISEVQLLTHIRELNENPDIDGFIVQLPLPKHIDDIKVTLTIDYKKDVDGFHPVNFGRMAQGLPCYLPATPYGITLLLERYNIETAGKHVVMLGRRKIVGTPMSILMSRKSKTGDATVTLTHSRTKNLTQIVSQADIIVAAIGVPGFITEDMVKEGAVVIDVGINRVEDESTQKGSRLVGDVDFDRVRGRSSFITPVPGGVGPMTVMGLLLNTFKSANKEIYP is encoded by the coding sequence ATGAAGTTGATAGATGGAAAAGCTGTATCAGAAGAGATTAAAAATACGCTTAAACAGGATGTAATTGATTATAAGAACAGAACAGGACGTGTTCCTCACTTGGCAGCTATACTGGTAGGTGATAATCCGGCGAGCAAGGCTTATGTCAGCAATAAAGTCAAGTCCTGTGAGCAAGTTGGGTTTAATTCAACTCTTATCAAGCTGGATGAAGACATCTCAGAAGTACAGCTTCTCACGCATATAAGAGAACTAAATGAAAACCCTGATATTGATGGATTCATTGTCCAACTACCTCTTCCAAAACACATAGATGATATAAAAGTCACATTGACCATCGATTATAAAAAAGATGTGGATGGCTTTCATCCTGTCAATTTCGGCAGAATGGCACAAGGGCTGCCATGTTATCTCCCAGCTACCCCGTATGGTATTACGTTACTTTTAGAAAGATACAATATCGAAACAGCTGGCAAACATGTGGTAATGTTAGGCAGGAGGAAGATTGTCGGAACACCGATGAGCATCCTCATGTCCAGAAAGTCAAAAACAGGAGATGCCACTGTGACGCTCACACATAGTCGTACAAAAAATCTGACACAGATCGTATCACAGGCTGATATTATTGTTGCTGCTATAGGTGTTCCGGGATTTATCACTGAAGATATGGTCAAGGAAGGTGCTGTAGTCATTGATGTAGGTATAAATAGGGTAGAGGACGAGTCGACACAAAAAGGCTCGAGATTAGTCGGAGATGTAGATTTCGATAGAGTAAGAGGGCGCAGTAGCTTTATCACACCAGTTCCCGGTGGTGTAGGCCCTATGACAGTCATGGGCCTATTGCTCAACACATTTAAATCAGCCAATAAAGAAATTTATCCATAA
- a CDS encoding undecaprenyl-diphosphate phosphatase, with product MNEILSAIILGIIQGLTEFLPVSSSGHLELAKYILGDDKIPSESLMMTVVLHFGTALATVYVFRKEILNIIRKFFAKDGHEEKSFVWKIIISMIPAAIIGVLFEKQLEALFTQNILLVCAMLVLTGILLFIADKATYTDKEVTYGNALKIGIAQAIAITPGISRSGATIATSVILGIDRSKAAEFSFLMVVPLIFGKIAKDLLEGDFTASHISLGPLLIGFVVSFITGVFACTWMIKIVRKSQLSYFAWYCVIVGVIGVLYAIFK from the coding sequence ATGAATGAAATTTTAAGTGCTATCATCCTTGGAATTATTCAGGGTTTGACTGAGTTTTTACCTGTGAGTAGCAGTGGTCATCTCGAATTGGCAAAATACATTCTGGGAGACGACAAAATACCATCTGAGAGCTTAATGATGACGGTGGTGCTTCACTTTGGAACGGCTTTAGCTACAGTATATGTCTTCAGAAAAGAAATTTTAAACATCATCCGGAAGTTTTTTGCAAAAGACGGGCATGAAGAGAAATCATTTGTATGGAAGATCATCATTTCTATGATTCCGGCAGCAATTATCGGAGTACTTTTTGAAAAGCAATTAGAGGCGCTTTTTACTCAGAATATCCTTTTAGTGTGTGCTATGCTTGTTTTGACAGGTATCTTATTATTCATTGCCGATAAAGCAACATACACTGACAAAGAAGTCACCTATGGAAATGCACTGAAAATAGGGATCGCCCAAGCCATCGCCATCACTCCTGGTATCAGCAGGTCTGGTGCCACCATAGCTACTTCGGTAATTTTGGGTATCGACAGATCGAAAGCCGCAGAGTTTTCATTTCTCATGGTTGTCCCCCTTATTTTTGGTAAGATTGCCAAAGATCTTCTGGAAGGAGATTTTACAGCATCTCATATATCATTAGGACCTTTGTTGATAGGATTTGTGGTTTCATTCATTACCGGAGTTTTTGCATGTACATGGATGATAAAGATAGTCAGGAAGAGCCAATTGAGTTATTTTGCCTGGTATTGTGTTATTGTAGGCGTCATTGGAGTACTGTATGCCATTTTTAAGTAA